The Salinispora tropica CNB-440 genome has a window encoding:
- a CDS encoding ATP-binding protein, whose translation MSRTEIDPHIQILGPVQATIRGREIDLGPPKQRAILALLALRAGRHVPLDDVVAALWTGQSPTRAANLVHTYVARLRHVLEPDTPRHQRTNVIGSVSGGYRLAVGVRQLDLHAFRAEVREATDLHERGEPTGAFARFAESIGRWRDPQVSDLAALLIEQDDIRPLRQEFLAAALSYVGLGLELGRPEAVLPVAERLALTEPLNERVQARLLQTLARIGQRARAIERYAEVRGRLRRDLGVDPGPDLSTAYREVLDARLTSSYTHRKGPAHAPPWRGAAPLIDELTGRTADLAAVNDLLDGYRLVSLTGPAGVGKSALGLTVAEQQRERHADGVAVVDLTDVRTGLALERAVNAVVAPHPPRTTGPPVPLVRQLDGRRLLLVIDNAEFVTDAAADLADELLRGCPGLTVLLTSRELLGMRYEAVHPVRPLRTEPEPGSSAPPPAQQLFTRRAMQVQPSFRLDESTVAGVTTVCRALDGLPLAIELAAASLRTQRLESLVEVVANPLHWLRPPRRGVPSHHRSLHAAVHRSIELLDAAELRCFTGLGAMPADFDLAAAAGVGEALIGDLRAVQVLLDRLVDKSVLEVRHGPAGRTYHMLSTVHALARQLFQEGVCTAAPSSARCTCGCHPGD comes from the coding sequence ATGAGCCGGACCGAGATTGACCCCCACATTCAGATCCTCGGTCCCGTCCAAGCGACGATCCGCGGTAGAGAGATCGACCTAGGACCCCCGAAACAGCGAGCAATTCTCGCCCTTTTGGCGTTACGGGCAGGACGACACGTGCCACTCGATGATGTGGTCGCCGCGCTCTGGACGGGACAGTCACCGACCCGCGCCGCCAACCTTGTGCACACCTACGTCGCCCGACTGCGCCATGTGCTGGAGCCGGACACACCACGCCATCAACGAACAAACGTTATCGGCTCCGTATCCGGCGGGTACCGGCTGGCTGTCGGTGTGAGGCAGCTCGACCTGCACGCATTTCGTGCCGAAGTCCGGGAGGCCACGGACCTTCACGAGCGCGGCGAGCCGACTGGCGCCTTCGCCCGCTTCGCCGAGAGCATTGGCCGGTGGCGAGATCCCCAGGTCAGCGATCTGGCCGCTCTCCTGATCGAGCAGGACGACATTCGCCCGCTGCGGCAAGAGTTCCTGGCCGCAGCGCTCAGCTATGTCGGCCTCGGTCTGGAGCTGGGCCGGCCGGAGGCAGTCCTGCCGGTTGCCGAGCGACTGGCGCTGACGGAGCCACTCAACGAGCGGGTGCAGGCCCGGCTGTTGCAGACGCTGGCCCGAATCGGCCAGCGGGCTCGGGCCATTGAGCGGTACGCCGAGGTACGCGGGCGGCTTCGGCGTGACCTCGGTGTAGACCCGGGGCCCGACCTGTCTACGGCGTACCGCGAGGTGTTGGACGCCAGGCTGACCTCGTCGTACACCCACCGAAAGGGCCCGGCTCACGCCCCACCATGGCGAGGGGCGGCACCCCTGATCGACGAGCTGACCGGGCGTACGGCCGATCTTGCGGCAGTCAACGATCTGCTTGACGGATATCGCCTGGTAAGCCTCACCGGTCCGGCCGGCGTAGGCAAGTCCGCGCTTGGCCTGACCGTCGCCGAGCAGCAGCGGGAGCGGCACGCCGACGGGGTCGCGGTCGTCGACCTGACGGACGTACGCACCGGGCTCGCTCTCGAACGGGCGGTGAACGCGGTGGTCGCCCCCCACCCGCCGCGAACGACGGGACCACCAGTGCCCCTGGTACGTCAGCTGGATGGCCGGCGGCTGCTGCTCGTGATCGACAACGCCGAATTCGTCACCGATGCGGCAGCCGATTTGGCAGACGAACTGCTCCGCGGTTGTCCCGGCCTCACCGTCCTGTTGACCTCGCGCGAGTTGCTCGGGATGCGGTACGAGGCGGTGCATCCGGTCCGGCCACTGCGCACCGAGCCAGAGCCGGGGTCGTCGGCGCCTCCACCCGCACAACAACTGTTCACCCGACGGGCCATGCAGGTGCAGCCGAGCTTCCGACTCGACGAGTCCACCGTGGCAGGGGTCACCACGGTGTGCCGGGCCCTCGACGGCCTCCCCCTCGCCATCGAGCTGGCCGCAGCGTCGCTGCGGACGCAACGGTTGGAATCCCTGGTTGAGGTCGTTGCCAATCCGCTGCATTGGCTCCGGCCGCCGCGGCGTGGGGTGCCGAGTCACCATCGGTCGCTACACGCTGCCGTGCATCGCAGTATCGAATTGCTCGACGCGGCGGAGCTGCGCTGCTTCACCGGTCTCGGGGCGATGCCCGCCGACTTCGACCTGGCGGCCGCCGCCGGTGTCGGCGAGGCGCTGATCGGTGATCTCCGCGCCGTGCAGGTGCTGTTGGATCGACTGGTCGACAAATCGGTGTTGGAAGTTCGGCACGGTCCCGCCGGCCGGACTTACCACATGCTCAGCACGGTTCATGCATTGGCCCGACAGCTCTTTCAGGAGGGTGTTTGCACAGCAGCACCCTCCTCGGCCCGGTGCACATGCGGCTGCCACCCCGGTGATTGA
- a CDS encoding helix-turn-helix domain-containing protein: MSSTSGGSPYLVDQVRKAAAAQAIDYMRQHLAEPLQLADLARVAPFSPFYFHRLFRDVTTMTPARFLAALRMAEARRLLLHTNRTVTAISRCVGYTSTATFTTQFSRLVGTTPGYFRQVARLLEGHCCHVLAERLHRTAAGVSRPRLTLLVPESQPGDLVLVGLRGKERGTDVPTAWTVAAGSSAVPVVARPSAYHAQIVLARAHSTLLSALVDEEPAGYLVGTAEVELTQRGATIGRVLVRPPRPTDPPALAIGPIGRIIETLACLSEPPRWPGSAPLATDAALTPVAIA, encoded by the coding sequence ATGAGTTCGACCTCAGGTGGCTCGCCGTACCTGGTGGACCAGGTCCGAAAGGCAGCCGCGGCGCAGGCGATCGACTACATGCGCCAGCATCTGGCGGAGCCGTTGCAGCTGGCCGACCTGGCTCGGGTAGCGCCCTTCAGTCCCTTTTACTTCCACCGGCTGTTCCGAGACGTGACCACGATGACTCCGGCCCGCTTCCTCGCCGCACTGCGCATGGCGGAGGCGCGGCGGCTCCTGCTGCACACGAACCGGACCGTCACCGCGATCAGCCGGTGCGTCGGCTACACCAGCACCGCCACCTTCACCACCCAGTTCTCCCGGCTGGTCGGTACCACGCCGGGATACTTCCGGCAGGTCGCACGCCTACTCGAGGGGCACTGCTGCCACGTCCTGGCGGAGCGGCTCCACCGCACGGCCGCAGGAGTCAGCCGCCCCCGACTGACCCTGCTCGTGCCCGAGAGCCAACCAGGCGACCTGGTGCTGGTGGGCCTACGTGGAAAGGAGCGGGGCACCGACGTACCGACCGCGTGGACGGTGGCCGCCGGCAGTTCGGCCGTTCCGGTCGTCGCCCGACCCAGTGCCTACCACGCCCAGATCGTGCTGGCACGGGCGCACAGCACGCTGCTCAGTGCCCTGGTCGACGAGGAGCCGGCGGGCTACCTGGTCGGTACCGCCGAGGTGGAGCTGACCCAGCGCGGCGCGACGATCGGCCGAGTCCTGGTGCGACCGCCGCGGCCAACCGACCCGCCGGCGCTGGCGATCGGCCCGATCGGCCGGATCATCGAGACGCTTGCCTGCCTGTCCGAGCCGCCGCGGTGGCCGGGCTCGGCCCCACTGGCTACCGATGCAGCGCTCACCCCGGTGGCCATCGCATGA